ATCAAACTCGAACTGAACGCTGAAAAGGCGCCGAAGTCGGTCGAGAACTTCCTGAACTACGTGAAGGCCGGCCACTACGACAACACGGTGTTTCATCGCGTGATCGACGGCTTCATGATCCAGGGCGGCGGCTTCGAACCTGGCATGAAGCAAAAGCCGACGGCCGAGCCGATTACCAACGAGGCGAACAACGGTCTCAAGAACGAGAACGGCTCGATCTCGATGGCGCGTACCAACGACCCGCATTCGGCGACCGCGCAATTCTTCATCAACGTGAACGACAACGACTTCCTGAACCACTCGTCGCCGACGCCGCAAGGCTGGGGCTACGCGGTGTTCGGCAAGGTGGTCGAAGGCATGGACGTGGTCGAAAAGATCAAGAAGGTCAAGACCGGCTCGAAGGGCTTCCATCAGGACGTGCCCGTCGATGACGTCGTGATCGAAAAGGCTGTCGTCGTCGGCTAGGCTATGAGTGAGTCGCGCCTCGTGTGGCGTCGACTCCTTTGAACTGAAATCAGGCACCTTCAATGCTGCAAGAGACGCCGCTGCGAAGCGTCGCCGCGGGCGTGCCTGGCGAGGGCCAACGCCCGCACGCCGCGCGCCCTTTTTTCTTCCTCTCCGATCTGCATCTGAGCGAGGCGATCCCGCGCACAGTCGCCGCGTTCGAGCATTTCATCCGGGTGAGCGCGCAAGCGGCCGATTCGGTGTTCATCCTCGGC
Above is a window of Paraburkholderia sprentiae WSM5005 DNA encoding:
- a CDS encoding peptidylprolyl isomerase; the encoded protein is MVELHTNHGVIKLELNAEKAPKSVENFLNYVKAGHYDNTVFHRVIDGFMIQGGGFEPGMKQKPTAEPITNEANNGLKNENGSISMARTNDPHSATAQFFINVNDNDFLNHSSPTPQGWGYAVFGKVVEGMDVVEKIKKVKTGSKGFHQDVPVDDVVIEKAVVVG